The Campylobacter hyointestinalis subsp. hyointestinalis nucleotide sequence GGCTCACTTTTGGCAGTCATTAAAGCTAAAGCAGTAAGGGCGTTATCGTTTATTTTTAGCTCTTTATTTGGTTTATAAAGCAATGAGTTTTTAGATAAAAACAAAATAAACATAAATGCACCTATTCTTTTATTGCCATCACTAAAAGGGTGATCCTTAATAATGTAGTAGAGCAGATGAGCTGCTTTTTCTTCTATGCTTAGTATTAGATCCACACCGCCAAATGTCTGATATATATTGCCAAGAATTCCACCGAATTCATTTGCTTTTTGTCTACCAAAAAGCTCACTCGCCTCGCCTTTTTTACCAGAGATGATTTGAGCGATTTAATAGCTTCTAGTGCTTCATCTATCTCTAGTACAAATCCATTTTGGTTTGCTTTTGGATTTATCAATAATGAGTTTTCATCATAGCCTTGTAGTAAACTCCAAGTTTTTGAATAGCCTATAATTACGTCAAGAAGCCCTTTTGCTTCAATTAAATTTAATTCACTTGAATCTATAGTTTGTTTGAGTAAATTTATGGTTTGATCTAGCTCTTTTAATCCTTTTTGAGCTAATTTCTTTTGATTTATAGCATAACCACTTACGATATAGCTCTTTAAAACAGATGTTGCCCATTGACGGAATTTGGTAGCTTTTTTGGAATTGACACGATAACCAACAGAGATAATCATTTCAAGGTTATACAAATTTACTTTTCTAAGCTTGCCATCTTTAGCAACTTGTTCCATTTTGGAACAAGTTAAATTTTGACTGAGTTCCTCATCTTTGTATATATTATTTATATGCTTCACAATAGCTGGTCTTTGTACGTAGAAAATCTTAGCTATATCTTCAGCATTTAGCCAAATCGTATCACTCTCTACCGAAACTTTAAGCTCTATCTCTCCATCATTATACACTACTATATCTGACATATTGCGCCTTTTGTTGTTTTGAATATTTTATCAGATTTATGAGCATTAAACAATATAGTATAATCTTTATAAGTTTTTCTAGCTTTTATAAGTATTTTAATAATGTATATTAGTATTTTTAAGATGTGTAAAAGTGTTTTTACAGATTTTTAAAAACTTATCTTTAGCTCTTTTAATCCTAGTGCCTTAGCATATTTGATTATAGTGCTTAGCCTACTATCGTAGCTACTCTCAAATCTAGCTAAATTTTATATAAAATTAGCTAATTAAAGAAAAGATTATTTCTTTAATTAGCTTCTTATTTAGCTAAAAAATGTGATAATGTCTTTATTGAAGACCTCAATTTAAAAGCTATGGCTAAAATTTGGGGTAGAAAGATAAATGATTTAGCGTTTAAAGAATTTATTTCTATTTTAGAAACAAAAACAAATGTTATTAAAATAGATAAGTTTTATCCAGGTTCTAAGACTTGTAGTTGCTGCGGATACATCAGAAAAGATTTAAGTCTTAAAGATAGAATGTTTGAGTGTCCTAATTGTAATGCAAAATTAGATAGAGATTATAATGCTAGTTTAAATATTTATAGAGTTGGGGCTCTTAGAGGAGAATTTGTAAGACCTACGAAAGTAGGCTAGATTTGTTGATATTAGAAACCTCTGCATTTATACGTTGGGGGGGGTATGTCATATAAATTCGTAAATAAATCAGTAGGATTAGTTCAATCCGAATTTACGCCTATGGACTTGACGGCTCTGTTAGATGATTTAAGCTCAAATCAAATAGCAACTAGCAAGGTTGAAATAGGAATACAACAGAAATTCTATTTATAGATTTTTATATCTATTTATAGGATTTTATAGGTTTATAGGAAAGGTTTTGTAATATTTTTTGGGAACTTGAAGTAGATTAAAAATTTAGCTCGTTAGATTAATTTTACATACACAAATCACAAATTTAAATAAAACAGATAAAACAAAGTTTATCCTGCTTTAAAAATGCATATTCGATATTTTAAATTTTATGACATAATATAGACTTCAGGAGAACACAATGGACTACAAACAAAATATTATAAATTTATTATCCGATAAAAAAAGCAAAAAGATCACTACAAATTTAGATGCTCTAAATTTTTATGTAGAACAAGAGAAAACAGAATTTACGAGCGTTATGTATGAACCTTCGCTTTGTGTCATTTTACAAGGCAAAAAAGACGTGAGCTACAATGATGAAAAGTATGGTTATGATAACAAAAGTTATCTTATCTCCACGCTAAGCGTTCCTGCAAAAGTGCAAGTTACAGATGCTTCAAAAGACAAACCTTACATCTGTTCTGTTCTTACTTTTAGTTTAGAAGAGATATACAACGTCATGAAAGAGACTGGGATAGATAGATCTTCAAAAGATAAAAATTTAAAAAGTTGTTTATGCTTAAATACTTTAGATGATGATATATTAGAGCCATTATTTAGACTCACAAAGTTAGCTCTTAAAAGCAAACGCGAAAGCTTTCTTATAAATTTAACCAAAAAAGAGATCATCTACGCCCTACTCCAAAAGAACGAAGCATTGCTTAAACAGTATGTTTTAGAAGGAAGTATAGCAAATCAAGTAGCAAGAGTCATAGTCGATATAAAAGAAAATTTCGATAAAAGTATCAACATAAAAAAACTCTCAAAAAATATAGGCATAAGTGAATCTTCCCTATATCAGAATTTCAAAAAAATCACTACTTTGAGCCCTCTTCAATTTCAGAAAAAAATCAGACTAGAAGAGGCTAAAAAAATGCTTGTCTCTACAAACAAAGAAGCATCTGATATAGCATTTTTAGTCGGCTACGAAAGCCCGTCTCAGTTTAGTAGAGAGTATGCAAGAATGTTTGGAATGCCACCAAAAGCGCACTGTAGCTTTTTAAGAGATAGTATAAATTTGTAGGATCAGGCAATCAATATGGAATATTTTTCTATCCGAAAATTAAAAGAAACAGTATAATTATAAAAATAAAAATTCAGATCAAGGAGAGAAAAATGGTAAATTTTTCATATTATAACCCGACAAAAATAGAATTCGGAAAAGGTAAAGAAAATAGTATAGGCGAGTACTTAAATGAGTATGGTGCAAAAAATGTTTTGATACTTTTTGGCAGCGATAGAGTCAAAAAAGACGGACTTTTTGATAAAGCAACCGCAAGTTTAACTAAATTTGGTATCAAATTTAGTGAACTAGGCGGTATCGTAAGCAATCCGGTTTTAAGTAAAGTCTATGAAGCTATAAATTTAGCTAGAAAAAACGGCGTAGATAGTGTGCTTGCCATAGGTGGTGGCTCTGTGCTAGACACTGCAAAAAGCGTAGCCGCTGGAGCAAAATATGATGGCGATGTATGGGATCTATTTTTAGGAAAAGCACCGATAAAAGATGCACTTATGGTATTTGACATCATGACTTTAGCAGCAACTGGAAGTGAAATGAACTCATTTGCCGTTGTAACAAACGAAGATACAAAAGAGAAAATATCTATAACTTCAAGCCTTATAAATCCAAAAGTTTCAGTCATAAATCCAGAGCTTATGAGATCAATCTCTAAAAACTACCTTGTATATTCGGCTTCTGATATCATCGCTCACAGTATCGAAGGGTATTTAACCGCGACTCATCATCCAGAGATCATCAGTAAATTAGTAGAAGCAAACATCTCAACCATCATCAAAACAACAGAAATTCTACTAGCAGATCCTGACAACTATGACGCTAGAGCCGAGTTTGCATGGGCTGCAACCTGCGCACTAAATGGCACTACTTATGTTGGCGTGGGCGGCTACTCTTATCCAAATCATATGATAGAGCATTCCATCTCAGCGCTTTATGGCGTTCCACACGGCGCTGGACTTTCAGTCGTGATGCCTGCTTGGATGAAATGGTACAAAGATAAAAATGAAGCGCAATTTAGCAGATTTGCAAAAGTTATCTTTGGTAAGAACAGCGCAGATGAAGGTATAGAAGCCTTAAAAACATGGTTTGAAAAGATAGGAACTCCTACAAAACTAAGAGATTTCGGACTTGATATGAGTGTGAGTGATATCACTACCACAGCGCTTCATCACGCAAAAGCTTTTGGTATAGCTGATGTCTATACAAAAGATGTACTTGAAGAGATACTAAATTTAGCCTACTAAAATGATTTTGCACCAAATTCGGTGCAAATTCCGTTATAATATCAAAAAAATAAAAGAAATTTGATATGATACTTCCCAAATTATCTACTACATAAATATAAATTTATAGGCGACAATGAGCTGATATTTTTAATATACGGCTCTGAAATAACAAATTTAAAATACCAAGCCAAATTTGAAAAAAATGCAATAATCTTTGTAAAAAATGGTAAAAAGTTAGTTTATATATAAAAATTTAAATATATAGATAATATAAACATAAGCTACCTATCAAAATATTTCCAAAAAGTTACACTACATATAAAAAAATATTTTTTTATACAATTATAAAAGCATTTAAAAGAAAATTTTGTTAAACTATTCATTATTTAAAATTTAAGGCTTATGATGATAGAAAAGTTTTCTAAAATCGGTTTCGTTCTTGCTATGGCAGGAAGCGCCGTAGGGCTTGGAAATGCTTGGAAATTCCCAACAATGGTCGGAAACAACGGAGGTTCGGCTTTTATACTACTTTATATCGTGCTTACACTTAGCATCGCCGTAGTCGTGTTTTTGGCCGAGCTTAGCATAGGAAAGTTAGGCGAGAGCGATCTTGTGAGTTCGCTACACAAACTAGCTCCAAATCATAAAAAGCAGTGGAGTTTAGCTGGATTTTTTATGATAACGGCCGTACTTATAGCTTCATTTTATATGATAGTTATCGGCTGGATATTAAAATATACTTTTATGAGCTTTGGCTCACTTCCCAAAGACCCAGCAAGCGCCGGAGAAACATTTGGAAATTTAGTTACAAATGATCTTTTGAGCGTATTTATATGCTTTAGCATAGTATTTTTGATAGTATTTTACGTAGTTTCAAAAGGTATAAAAAGCGGTATAGAAAAACTAAATTTATGGATGATGCCATCTTTATTCGTATTACTTATTTTATTGCTTCTATATGCTATTTTTGAGAGCGGTAGATTTGGCGATGCTCTAAGCTTTATATTTATTCCCGATTTTAGCAAGATTTTAAACCCGACTATTATTTTACAAGCTTTAGGACTTGCATTTTTCTCTATGTCGATGGGCGTAGGAACAGTTTCTACATACGCTGCAAGCTTACCTGATGGAACGAATTTAGTTAAATCTACATTTTCGATAGTATTTATAAATATATTAATAGGAATAATGATGGGGCTTGTAGTTTTTTCATTTATCCCTATCGTTGATGGACAGCCTGCAAGTGAGGGCGCCGGACTTATCTTTGTTTCTTTAGCTTCACTTTTTGCACAAATGGGACTTGTCGGAAACTTTCTTGCGGTACTATTTTTCGTCTCATTGCTATTTGCAGGTATTACGTCCGCAGTTTCTATGATAGAGCCATTTACGCTTTATCTTATAAATAAATTCAAATTTACTAGAAAAAAAGCACTCGTAACGATCGGAATAGTCGTGTATATATTAGGTCTTTTTTGTATATTTTCATACTACGGTATTACTTCAAATCTGTTTTCATTGCCAAAAGAGCTATTAAATACACAAAAACCTATACCGTTTTTTGATGTACTTGATTTTATGACTTCAAATGTTCTTATGCCTTTAGGAGCGATTACATTTAGTATTTTTGTCGGTTGGGTATTAAAACGTGAAGGAATTTATATATTATTTTCAGGATTTATGAGTAAAAATGTGTTTGAAATTTGGTATTTTACACTTCGTTTTGTTGCACCGATGGCTATTTTGGCTATCGGAGTTTATCAACTTATAGTTAAGCTTAGCTAATAAAAATTTATAAAAGGAAATAAAAAAATGGCAAAAAAATTTATAGATATTATGGATACCACGTTTCGCGACGGTTTCCAATCTGTATTTGGCGCTAGAGTCTTAATGGAAGACTTCTTACCCGCGGTTAGCGCGGCAAAAGAAGCCGGTATAAACCACTTTGAATTTGGTGGCGGAGCTAGATTTCAAAGTTTGTATTTTTATTTAAATGAAGATGCTTTTACGATGATGGATAAATTTAGAGAAGCTGCTGGAAAAGAAGCAAATCTACAAACTCTATCACGTGGCGTAAACACCGTTACATTAGATACCGGAAGTCGCGAACTAGTCGATCTTCACGCAAAACTTTTTGCAAAACACAGTACAAATACCATCAGAAATTTTGACGCATTAAATGACGTAAAAAATTTACAATACAGCGGAGAAAGAATAGTTCACCACGGACTAAAACATGAAGTAGTAGTTACTATGATGGATCTTCCGCCAAACTGCGTTGGAGCTCACGACGCTGCATTTTATGAAAAAAGTTTAAGAGATATACTTGATACTGGTATCAAATTCCACAGCGTATGTTTTAAAGACGCAAGCGGAACAAGCAGTCCTGAAAAAGTATATCAAACTATAAAAATGGCTAGAAGACTACTTGGCGATAGTGTTCATATCCGTCTTCATACTCATGAAACTGCCGGCGTAAGTGTAGCTTGCTACCTTGCAGCACTTGAAGCAGGAGCCGACGGTATAGACTTAGCTGCCTCTCCAGTAAGCGGAGGAACGAGCCAACCAGATATTCTTACTATGCTTCACGCAGTTAAAGGTAAAAACTACGATCTTGGCGGACTTGACGTAGAAAAAATCCTAAAATATGAAGAAGTATTACAAGACTGCTTAAAAGACTATTTTATGCCGCCTGAAGCCATTCAAGTAAGTCCTCTTATACCGTTCTCTCCTATGCCTGGTGGCGCACTTACTGCAAATACTCAGATGATGAGAGACAACAACATACTAGGTAAATTTCCAGCAGTCATAAAAGCTATGAGAGAAGTAGTAGAAAAAGGCGGATATGGTACAAGCGTGACCCCTGTTAGCCAGTTCTACTTCCAACAAGCATTTAACAATGTGATGTTTAGACCATGGAAAAAGATAGCAGACGGATATGGAAAAATGGTTCTTGGATACTTTGGAAAAACACCCGTTGAACCAAACAATGAGATAGTAGAGCTTGCCAGCAAACAACTCGGTCTTGAACCTACAAAAGAGAGTGCTATAGATATCGCAGATAAAGACGAAACAAAATCACTCGCCTATACAAAAGCTATCCTTGAAAAAGAAGGAATCGAACAAACCGAA carries:
- a CDS encoding Fic family protein; its protein translation is MDLILSIEEKAAHLLYYIIKDHPFSDGNKRIGAFMFILFLSKNSLLYKPNKELKINDNALTALALMTAKSEPNQKDIIIKLIVNLLGD
- a CDS encoding virulence RhuM family protein; this translates as MSDIVVYNDGEIELKVSVESDTIWLNAEDIAKIFYVQRPAIVKHINNIYKDEELSQNLTCSKMEQVAKDGKLRKVNLYNLEMIISVGYRVNSKKATKFRQWATSVLKSYIVSGYAINQKKLAQKGLKELDQTINLLKQTIDSSELNLIEAKGLLDVIIGYSKTWSLLQGYDENSLLINPKANQNGFVLEIDEALEAIKSLKSSLVKKARRVSFLVDKKQMNSVEFLAIYIRHLAVWI
- a CDS encoding AraC family transcriptional regulator gives rise to the protein MDYKQNIINLLSDKKSKKITTNLDALNFYVEQEKTEFTSVMYEPSLCVILQGKKDVSYNDEKYGYDNKSYLISTLSVPAKVQVTDASKDKPYICSVLTFSLEEIYNVMKETGIDRSSKDKNLKSCLCLNTLDDDILEPLFRLTKLALKSKRESFLINLTKKEIIYALLQKNEALLKQYVLEGSIANQVARVIVDIKENFDKSINIKKLSKNIGISESSLYQNFKKITTLSPLQFQKKIRLEEAKKMLVSTNKEASDIAFLVGYESPSQFSREYARMFGMPPKAHCSFLRDSINL
- a CDS encoding iron-containing alcohol dehydrogenase → MVNFSYYNPTKIEFGKGKENSIGEYLNEYGAKNVLILFGSDRVKKDGLFDKATASLTKFGIKFSELGGIVSNPVLSKVYEAINLARKNGVDSVLAIGGGSVLDTAKSVAAGAKYDGDVWDLFLGKAPIKDALMVFDIMTLAATGSEMNSFAVVTNEDTKEKISITSSLINPKVSVINPELMRSISKNYLVYSASDIIAHSIEGYLTATHHPEIISKLVEANISTIIKTTEILLADPDNYDARAEFAWAATCALNGTTYVGVGGYSYPNHMIEHSISALYGVPHGAGLSVVMPAWMKWYKDKNEAQFSRFAKVIFGKNSADEGIEALKTWFEKIGTPTKLRDFGLDMSVSDITTTALHHAKAFGIADVYTKDVLEEILNLAY
- a CDS encoding sodium-dependent transporter, giving the protein MIEKFSKIGFVLAMAGSAVGLGNAWKFPTMVGNNGGSAFILLYIVLTLSIAVVVFLAELSIGKLGESDLVSSLHKLAPNHKKQWSLAGFFMITAVLIASFYMIVIGWILKYTFMSFGSLPKDPASAGETFGNLVTNDLLSVFICFSIVFLIVFYVVSKGIKSGIEKLNLWMMPSLFVLLILLLLYAIFESGRFGDALSFIFIPDFSKILNPTIILQALGLAFFSMSMGVGTVSTYAASLPDGTNLVKSTFSIVFINILIGIMMGLVVFSFIPIVDGQPASEGAGLIFVSLASLFAQMGLVGNFLAVLFFVSLLFAGITSAVSMIEPFTLYLINKFKFTRKKALVTIGIVVYILGLFCIFSYYGITSNLFSLPKELLNTQKPIPFFDVLDFMTSNVLMPLGAITFSIFVGWVLKREGIYILFSGFMSKNVFEIWYFTLRFVAPMAILAIGVYQLIVKLS
- a CDS encoding biotin/lipoyl-containing protein, translating into MAKKFIDIMDTTFRDGFQSVFGARVLMEDFLPAVSAAKEAGINHFEFGGGARFQSLYFYLNEDAFTMMDKFREAAGKEANLQTLSRGVNTVTLDTGSRELVDLHAKLFAKHSTNTIRNFDALNDVKNLQYSGERIVHHGLKHEVVVTMMDLPPNCVGAHDAAFYEKSLRDILDTGIKFHSVCFKDASGTSSPEKVYQTIKMARRLLGDSVHIRLHTHETAGVSVACYLAALEAGADGIDLAASPVSGGTSQPDILTMLHAVKGKNYDLGGLDVEKILKYEEVLQDCLKDYFMPPEAIQVSPLIPFSPMPGGALTANTQMMRDNNILGKFPAVIKAMREVVEKGGYGTSVTPVSQFYFQQAFNNVMFRPWKKIADGYGKMVLGYFGKTPVEPNNEIVELASKQLGLEPTKESAIDIADKDETKSLAYTKAILEKEGIEQTEENIFIAAACKEKGIAYLKGEGKVMVRKIGDLGTSCKPSSKQADANKYSVVVNGNKYNVEVSDGFDNFEIKSVTKVEASKSKAEIKTNDVKSSSDSSSTQNEIKATMPAGVFKILVKVGDTVGKGQTLIILEAMKMEIPIESPNAGVVSEILVSQGETVEDGQVLLKL